The following are from one region of the Cytobacillus firmus genome:
- a CDS encoding nucleotidyltransferase family protein translates to MTHTAILLAAGKSCRMGTLKGLLPWNETTLFEHQLNTLSKSVFTDLVVVLGCEAEKFLPLGKNHSAKMIINEHFQDGKCSSIIAGVKAADMLSETILITSVDQPLHSVIVDNLAVNLTKSGCMIAVPSHQGKRGHPILFSARLRHELLSIKEEKMGLRHIIQQHEKFLLEVPVENEQIHLNLNHQEDYKNALKKYTRR, encoded by the coding sequence ATGACACATACAGCTATTTTGCTTGCTGCGGGCAAGTCCTGCAGAATGGGTACTCTAAAAGGACTGCTGCCATGGAATGAAACGACATTATTCGAGCATCAGCTAAACACCCTCAGTAAATCGGTGTTCACTGATCTTGTCGTCGTATTGGGATGTGAAGCTGAAAAATTCCTTCCACTCGGAAAGAATCATTCTGCAAAAATGATAATAAATGAACATTTTCAAGATGGTAAATGCTCGTCCATCATTGCAGGGGTGAAAGCTGCAGACATGTTATCAGAAACGATTCTGATAACATCCGTGGACCAGCCGCTACATTCTGTCATCGTTGATAATCTCGCCGTGAACCTTACAAAAAGCGGCTGTATGATTGCAGTCCCCAGCCACCAAGGCAAAAGAGGCCACCCTATCCTCTTTTCCGCCAGATTGAGACACGAGCTTTTATCGATTAAGGAAGAGAAAATGGGCTTGAGACATATTATCCAGCAGCATGAAAAATTTCTTCTAGAGGTGCCAGTGGAAAATGAGCAAATTCATCTTAACCTGAACCATCAGGAAGATTATAAAAATGCTCTTAAAAAATATACCAGGAGGTAA
- a CDS encoding FAD binding domain-containing protein: MLVSEIDMITPSSLSECLMLLSKEGRIHRLIAGGTDAAVRMKEGKWRPEVWINIKNLNELRYIEESDDCIHIGPLTTHTDIIHSPLLQRKADVLVDAAREVGATQMQNMGTIGGNIGTASPAGDTLPALYVLGARLELTSLSNKRIIPIEEFILGPGRTVLKENEMITKILIKPQKPNEIGIFQKLGPRKAQSISIVNVAISLTMDEDLKCREGKIAFGSVAPTIIRARKCESMLPLGQLDDELIRNIAKIAWKEVMPITDGRATATYRRDMASALLERGLYRLIRRWNNH; this comes from the coding sequence ATGCTTGTTTCAGAGATTGACATGATTACCCCTTCCTCTCTATCCGAATGTCTGATGCTGCTATCAAAGGAGGGCAGAATCCATAGATTGATAGCCGGCGGTACAGATGCTGCAGTCCGGATGAAGGAAGGCAAATGGCGGCCGGAGGTTTGGATCAATATAAAAAACTTAAATGAACTGCGGTATATCGAGGAAAGTGATGATTGTATCCATATTGGCCCATTGACTACACATACAGATATTATTCATTCTCCGCTTCTGCAAAGAAAAGCGGATGTTCTCGTGGATGCAGCGCGTGAAGTCGGGGCCACTCAAATGCAGAATATGGGAACAATCGGCGGCAATATTGGCACTGCCTCTCCTGCAGGCGATACCCTTCCGGCTTTATATGTTCTTGGAGCAAGACTTGAGCTCACCTCGCTGTCGAATAAACGAATCATTCCAATCGAAGAGTTTATCCTTGGTCCCGGCAGGACAGTTTTAAAAGAAAATGAAATGATCACAAAAATTCTAATAAAACCGCAAAAACCAAATGAAATAGGCATTTTCCAGAAGCTTGGCCCCCGCAAGGCACAATCTATTTCCATTGTGAATGTTGCTATTTCACTCACAATGGACGAGGACCTGAAATGCAGGGAAGGAAAAATCGCCTTCGGATCTGTGGCACCAACTATTATCCGGGCACGCAAGTGTGAATCTATGCTTCCCCTCGGACAGCTTGATGATGAATTAATCCGGAATATCGCCAAAATTGCCTGGAAAGAGGTCATGCCCATCACAGATGGAAGAGCAACTGCTACATATAGAAGGGATATGGCGAGTGCTTTATTGGAAAGAGGATTATACCGTTTAATCAGGAGGTGGAATAACCATTGA
- a CDS encoding xanthine dehydrogenase family protein molybdopterin-binding subunit, with translation MNTKWVGKRVKRIDGPEKVTGELKYMTDYHFDNMVWGKVLRSEYPHAKINSIDIEAAKNLPGVICVLTHKDIPGFNGFGIVVPDQPVLCSDVVRCTGDAVALVAAETLEIAEQALSLIKVDYEPLEVVADAEYALTDSAPKLHPDGNLHSHVKINNGNMEKAFEEADIILENTFYSPRQMHAFIETEGGWGVMDDEGFLTIRCPGQYAYRDRMQIARSLAYNPERIRVISSPIGGAFGGKDEITVQIYLALLALHTKGRPVKIHLSREESVIAGIKRHPFKVQMKTAAKKDGTLLANQVKAIGDTGAYASLGGAVIALAIEHSCGPYKIPNVDLEGFCVYTNNGIAGAFRGFGVNQVCMGIETHMDMIAEKLGIDPIELRKKNVYHQGEVSSVGHIVKSSVGTYKTLETAENCDLWKNREKYKSEVSEPWKKRGVSVATSFHGIGMGIGLPDYGAASIELLPDGTFLVGVGCEEIGGGNSTAYAQIAAEMLNCDISNISIVQGDTHRTLDSGTVTASRSTYTGGRAVAAAAPRMTELLIQTAAEMLNLDSSQIDLRPNHISAHGENIPYKSIYKYLYDHHQATRVEGHFYLPKEKEEIKGSGGAPHHLYGYLTHVVMVEVDTLTGETEVLRVVSIPDAGKVINPQGLEGQTEGGAVMGIGYTLYEDILIENGYHKTRNFTDYIIPTIRETPLIETFPVEEPEQSGPFGAKGIGEVVMIPIIAAIMSAIYDATGARIRHLPATPERVFNALKDLKKQKVQSTR, from the coding sequence TTGAACACCAAATGGGTTGGAAAAAGGGTGAAAAGAATTGATGGCCCGGAAAAAGTAACCGGAGAATTAAAATATATGACGGATTACCATTTTGACAATATGGTTTGGGGCAAAGTGCTGCGGTCTGAATATCCGCACGCAAAAATTAATTCCATTGATATTGAAGCAGCAAAAAATCTGCCTGGAGTTATATGTGTACTAACCCATAAAGATATTCCCGGCTTTAATGGATTTGGGATTGTTGTTCCCGACCAGCCTGTTCTGTGTTCTGATGTTGTCCGGTGCACAGGTGACGCTGTAGCCCTGGTAGCTGCAGAAACACTGGAAATCGCCGAGCAGGCACTGAGTTTAATTAAAGTGGACTATGAGCCCCTCGAAGTTGTTGCAGATGCTGAATATGCCCTGACAGATTCTGCTCCAAAGCTTCATCCTGATGGCAATCTGCACAGTCATGTCAAAATTAATAATGGAAACATGGAGAAAGCCTTCGAGGAAGCTGACATCATTTTAGAGAATACCTTCTACTCTCCCCGGCAAATGCATGCTTTTATCGAAACAGAAGGCGGCTGGGGTGTTATGGATGACGAAGGGTTCCTCACGATTCGCTGTCCTGGACAATATGCATACCGCGATCGAATGCAGATTGCGAGGTCCCTGGCTTATAACCCTGAAAGAATAAGAGTCATTTCGAGCCCAATTGGCGGTGCCTTCGGCGGGAAGGATGAAATCACGGTTCAAATATATCTTGCTCTCCTTGCGCTCCATACGAAGGGCCGGCCTGTAAAAATCCATTTAAGCCGGGAAGAGTCTGTCATCGCGGGCATAAAAAGGCATCCTTTTAAAGTCCAGATGAAGACCGCTGCCAAAAAAGACGGGACACTCCTTGCCAATCAGGTGAAAGCCATAGGAGATACTGGTGCTTATGCATCACTTGGAGGAGCAGTCATTGCCCTTGCGATCGAACATTCATGCGGCCCTTATAAAATTCCGAATGTGGATCTCGAAGGATTCTGTGTGTATACCAATAATGGCATTGCCGGTGCCTTCAGAGGCTTTGGTGTCAATCAGGTATGCATGGGAATTGAAACACATATGGACATGATTGCAGAAAAGCTTGGAATAGACCCTATTGAATTGCGCAAAAAAAATGTCTATCACCAAGGTGAAGTTTCCAGTGTCGGCCATATTGTCAAATCCAGTGTCGGAACCTATAAAACCCTGGAAACAGCAGAGAATTGCGACCTGTGGAAGAACCGGGAAAAATACAAATCCGAAGTAAGTGAGCCATGGAAAAAACGGGGAGTTTCCGTGGCAACATCCTTTCATGGCATCGGAATGGGCATTGGTCTTCCCGACTATGGAGCCGCCTCTATTGAACTTCTTCCGGATGGAACATTCCTTGTTGGTGTGGGATGCGAGGAGATTGGCGGAGGCAACAGCACCGCCTATGCCCAGATAGCCGCTGAAATGCTGAACTGTGATATCAGCAATATCAGCATCGTTCAAGGTGATACACATAGAACACTTGATAGCGGTACTGTAACTGCATCCCGCTCCACCTATACCGGAGGAAGAGCTGTCGCGGCAGCAGCACCCAGGATGACTGAGCTTCTTATTCAAACTGCAGCTGAAATGCTGAATTTAGATTCATCTCAAATTGACTTAAGACCGAACCATATTTCAGCCCATGGAGAGAACATCCCTTATAAGTCTATCTATAAATACCTTTATGACCATCATCAGGCAACTAGAGTAGAAGGACACTTCTACCTGCCGAAAGAAAAAGAAGAAATCAAAGGTTCAGGCGGTGCTCCCCACCATTTATACGGATATTTGACACATGTGGTGATGGTGGAAGTTGATACTTTAACAGGTGAAACGGAAGTTTTGCGGGTTGTGTCCATCCCGGATGCGGGCAAGGTCATTAATCCGCAAGGGCTGGAGGGCCAGACTGAAGGCGGAGCCGTAATGGGCATCGGGTATACCCTGTATGAAGATATACTGATCGAGAATGGGTATCATAAAACGCGGAATTTCACTGATTATATCATCCCTACTATTCGCGAGACTCCTTTGATTGAGACCTTTCCGGTAGAAGAGCCCGAACAATCAGGACCCTTTGGGGCGAAGGGAATTGGAGAAGTGGTGATGATTCCGATTATTGCTGCTATTATGTCAGCCATATATGATGCAACAGGAGCCAGAATCCGCCATCTGCCCGCTACTCCCGAAAGAGTGTTTAATGCCTTAAAAGATCTCAAAAAACAAAAAGTCCAATCCACAAGGTGA
- a CDS encoding XdhC family protein, which translates to MDQMQLIKRALDIRKGGEKAALATIIRTKGSTPRKTGSRMIVFPCGRIEGTIGGGCGEAEVIEKAFQVIQTNTPSQKRVDLTKGLFYEDGGICGGIMDVFIEPI; encoded by the coding sequence ATGGACCAAATGCAGCTTATAAAGCGGGCCCTCGATATCAGGAAAGGAGGTGAGAAAGCAGCACTCGCCACAATTATCCGCACGAAGGGCTCTACCCCGAGAAAAACTGGAAGCCGGATGATTGTGTTCCCCTGCGGAAGAATAGAAGGAACAATTGGCGGAGGCTGTGGTGAAGCAGAAGTAATTGAAAAGGCTTTCCAGGTCATACAAACAAATACCCCAAGTCAAAAGCGCGTAGATTTAACAAAAGGGCTGTTTTATGAAGATGGCGGAATATGCGGTGGAATTATGGATGTTTTTATTGAACCCATCTAA
- a CDS encoding NCS2 family permease — translation MSMIEKDLGSGLPPASNANLLERLFKLSARNTNVKTEILAGITSFMTMSYIIFVNPIILADAGIPKEAALAATIYASVFCTLLMALWANFPVAVAPGMGLNAFFAYTVVLGQGLSWQTALGAVFISGIVFLILTVTGVRQKIVDGVPDVLKSAIGVGIGLFIAFIGLKNAELVVANDATFVGLGSITAKGPLLALFGLIIAALLMAKKVKGALLISILGTSAAAMIVGFIAYPKAVGDIVSLNLPSMSETFLAMDIMGAVKYGIISVIFSFTIVELFDNLATLIGLSRKAGLTDENGKIENLDRALQADAVGTMASAAFGSTALNAYVENATGISEGGRTGLTSLTVAVLFFLSLIFAPLIYFIPSVATAPILILVGALMLSEIKHISFDDFTDVIPVFLTIVLMPLTFSIAQGLAFGFISYTLLKLLTGKHQQIHWIMYFVSVAFIINFIMGGH, via the coding sequence ATGTCGATGATTGAAAAGGATCTTGGGTCGGGCCTCCCGCCTGCCTCTAATGCGAACCTCTTAGAACGGCTCTTTAAGCTTTCCGCACGGAACACAAATGTAAAGACAGAAATACTGGCTGGCATTACGTCTTTTATGACAATGAGCTATATCATCTTTGTCAACCCGATTATCTTAGCTGACGCAGGAATACCAAAAGAAGCCGCATTGGCTGCAACGATTTACGCAAGTGTCTTCTGTACCCTTCTAATGGCACTGTGGGCAAATTTCCCTGTAGCAGTAGCCCCGGGCATGGGGCTGAATGCATTTTTTGCGTATACAGTTGTTCTTGGTCAGGGTCTTTCCTGGCAAACAGCACTTGGTGCTGTATTTATATCGGGGATTGTGTTTTTAATTTTGACAGTTACCGGAGTCCGGCAGAAGATCGTAGATGGTGTCCCGGATGTCTTAAAGTCAGCTATAGGTGTAGGGATTGGTTTATTTATTGCTTTCATCGGGTTAAAAAATGCAGAGCTTGTAGTCGCAAATGACGCTACGTTTGTCGGATTGGGAAGTATCACCGCCAAGGGTCCGCTTCTTGCCCTATTCGGATTAATTATTGCCGCCCTCCTGATGGCAAAGAAAGTAAAAGGCGCCCTGCTTATTAGTATATTAGGTACAAGTGCAGCAGCCATGATTGTTGGTTTTATTGCCTACCCAAAAGCAGTAGGTGACATCGTGTCCCTCAATCTCCCTAGCATGTCTGAGACGTTTTTAGCTATGGATATTATGGGAGCAGTAAAATATGGCATCATCTCAGTCATTTTCTCCTTTACGATAGTAGAATTATTTGACAATTTAGCTACCCTCATCGGATTATCAAGAAAAGCCGGCCTCACAGATGAAAATGGAAAAATTGAAAACCTGGATCGTGCTCTTCAGGCAGATGCAGTTGGAACGATGGCAAGTGCAGCCTTCGGAAGCACTGCCTTAAACGCTTACGTCGAAAACGCCACAGGGATCTCGGAAGGCGGACGCACCGGCTTAACTTCTTTAACTGTAGCTGTACTGTTTTTCCTGTCGCTCATTTTTGCTCCGCTCATCTATTTCATACCGTCTGTCGCAACTGCACCTATTCTCATTCTAGTTGGAGCCTTAATGCTTAGTGAAATTAAACATATAAGCTTTGATGATTTTACTGATGTGATTCCTGTCTTTTTAACGATTGTTCTCATGCCTTTAACGTTCAGCATCGCCCAGGGACTGGCATTCGGCTTTATCTCTTACACACTGCTCAAGCTTCTTACTGGCAAGCATCAGCAAATCCACTGGATCATGTATTTTGTAAGCGTTGCCTTTATTATTAATTTCATTATGGGCGGTCATTAA